A single window of Pristis pectinata isolate sPriPec2 chromosome 8, sPriPec2.1.pri, whole genome shotgun sequence DNA harbors:
- the LOC127573707 gene encoding SPRY domain-containing SOCS box protein 3-like isoform X1, which yields MSRSNRNNRAWRYVYSGIRETDAVAVVLPDGSAGPVPGYDSDGQHSDSDSEPEFHLPPSIPTALPVTGESYCDCVSQNDTRYCGSMRSFHRMKDCHCGEEDEYFEWMWDDSTKSSATLLSCENREVNFHMDYSCGTAAVRGDKEMSEGQHFWEIKMTSPVYGTDMMVGIGTTDVKLDKFRHTFCSLLGKDENSWGLSYTGVLHHKGAKSHFSTRFGQGSIIGVHLDTWHGVLTFFKNRKCIGVAATKLQNKKFFPMVCSTAARSSMKVIRSCFSPTSLQYLCCLRLQQLLPDHIDKLEVLPLPPGLKRMLRNRLGWVLSMNQESSGSEATCSSSGSDSDSSSTVDADTCQRKRCRWT from the exons ATGTCTCGGAGTAACAGAAATAATCGTGCCTGGCGGTATGTGTACAGTGGTATTCGAGAAACAGATGCTGTGGCTGTAGTATTGCCTGATGGCTCAGCAGGTCCTGTCCCTGGCTATGACTCAGATGGTCAG CACAGTGACTCGGATTCTGAGccagaattccatttgccaccatcAATACCAACTGCATTACCGGTGACAGGCGAATCATACTGTGACTGCGTAAGCCAAAATGATACCCGATACTGTGGTAGTATGCGTAGTTTTCATCGTATGAAGGACTGTCACTGTGGAGAGGAAGATGAAT ATTTTGAATGGATGTGGGACGATTCAACCAAATCTTCTGCTACACTGCTGAGCTGTGAGAACAGAGAAGTTAATTTCCACATGGATTACAGTTGTGGAACAGCAGCTGTTCGTGGGGACAAGGAAATGAGTGAGGGACAACACTTCTGGGAAATAAAAATGACCTCCCCCGTATATGGTACAGACATG ATGGTAGGAATAGGAACAACTGATGTCAAACTGGACAAATTTCGTCATACCTTTTGCAGCTTACTGGGAAAGGATGAAAATAGTTGGGGTCTCTCCTATACAG GTGTACTCCATCACAAAGGTGCCAAAAGTCACTTCTCAACAAGATTTGGTCAGGGATCCATCATAGGTGTTCATCTGGATACTTGGCATGGTGTCTTGACATTCTTCAAAAATAGGAAATGTATAG GAGTTGCAGCTACCAAACTGCAAAACAAGAAGTTCTTTCCAATGGTTTGTTCCACCGCAGCAAGAAGCAGTATGAAAGTGATTCGTTCATGTTTTTCTCCAACGTCTCTCCAGTATCTTTGCTGTCTGCGGCTCCAGCAACTATTGCCTGATCACATTGACAAATTGGAGGTTCTTCCACTACCCCCAGGTCTGAAGCGCATGCTACGTAATCGGTTGGGTTGGGTCCTCTCTATGAATCAAGAGAGCAGTGGCAGTGAGGCTACATGCAGCTCATCGGGCAGCGATTCCGACAGTTCTTCCACAGTAGATGCTGACACTTGCCAACGGAAAAGATGTCGATGGACTTAA
- the LOC127573707 gene encoding SPRY domain-containing SOCS box protein 3-like isoform X2, with amino-acid sequence MAQQVLSLAMTQMVSDSDSEPEFHLPPSIPTALPVTGESYCDCVSQNDTRYCGSMRSFHRMKDCHCGEEDEYFEWMWDDSTKSSATLLSCENREVNFHMDYSCGTAAVRGDKEMSEGQHFWEIKMTSPVYGTDMMVGIGTTDVKLDKFRHTFCSLLGKDENSWGLSYTGVLHHKGAKSHFSTRFGQGSIIGVHLDTWHGVLTFFKNRKCIGVAATKLQNKKFFPMVCSTAARSSMKVIRSCFSPTSLQYLCCLRLQQLLPDHIDKLEVLPLPPGLKRMLRNRLGWVLSMNQESSGSEATCSSSGSDSDSSSTVDADTCQRKRCRWT; translated from the exons ATGGCTCAGCAGGTCCTGTCCCTGGCTATGACTCAGATGGTCAG TGACTCGGATTCTGAGccagaattccatttgccaccatcAATACCAACTGCATTACCGGTGACAGGCGAATCATACTGTGACTGCGTAAGCCAAAATGATACCCGATACTGTGGTAGTATGCGTAGTTTTCATCGTATGAAGGACTGTCACTGTGGAGAGGAAGATGAAT ATTTTGAATGGATGTGGGACGATTCAACCAAATCTTCTGCTACACTGCTGAGCTGTGAGAACAGAGAAGTTAATTTCCACATGGATTACAGTTGTGGAACAGCAGCTGTTCGTGGGGACAAGGAAATGAGTGAGGGACAACACTTCTGGGAAATAAAAATGACCTCCCCCGTATATGGTACAGACATG ATGGTAGGAATAGGAACAACTGATGTCAAACTGGACAAATTTCGTCATACCTTTTGCAGCTTACTGGGAAAGGATGAAAATAGTTGGGGTCTCTCCTATACAG GTGTACTCCATCACAAAGGTGCCAAAAGTCACTTCTCAACAAGATTTGGTCAGGGATCCATCATAGGTGTTCATCTGGATACTTGGCATGGTGTCTTGACATTCTTCAAAAATAGGAAATGTATAG GAGTTGCAGCTACCAAACTGCAAAACAAGAAGTTCTTTCCAATGGTTTGTTCCACCGCAGCAAGAAGCAGTATGAAAGTGATTCGTTCATGTTTTTCTCCAACGTCTCTCCAGTATCTTTGCTGTCTGCGGCTCCAGCAACTATTGCCTGATCACATTGACAAATTGGAGGTTCTTCCACTACCCCCAGGTCTGAAGCGCATGCTACGTAATCGGTTGGGTTGGGTCCTCTCTATGAATCAAGAGAGCAGTGGCAGTGAGGCTACATGCAGCTCATCGGGCAGCGATTCCGACAGTTCTTCCACAGTAGATGCTGACACTTGCCAACGGAAAAGATGTCGATGGACTTAA